The Carassius gibelio isolate Cgi1373 ecotype wild population from Czech Republic chromosome A8, carGib1.2-hapl.c, whole genome shotgun sequence genome contains the following window.
AGATAACATTTTTAATGCAGTAAGGCTATTATAGTTCATTAAAatgcaaaactgaaataaaaatgagaagCTAAAGTGCAACTAGCtggaatacaatatatatatatatatatatatatatatatatatatatatatatatatatatatatattttttttttttttttttttttttgcaggaacacacataaatattaaatattactagtAATATTTAAGTGAAAATCTTAGTAATATTAGATATTTGAGTGTGATTTGTGCTTGGTCAGTGACCCGTGTCGAGGTGTTAGTATTAGGTGTAAGTATTAGGACCTCAGGATGGTCTCACTGTATAACTGAGGGGCTGATCGGTGTCATTGGAGGAGTCCTGGTCCCGGAGTCTGTGTCGAGGGGAGGTTCTCTTCAGAGAGGCCGTGGCACTATTGCTGTTCAGGGGCTTGAGTCGAACAGGCCTCTGCATCTTCCCTGGAGCCGTGTTTGGCCTGGAGGAACTCGGCTACAGCAGTAAGAGAATAACTCACTTaccaaattttaaatataatgaatatgcaTGCTTAAGACATGTCCTACTGATGTTACACTTGTGCATTATCGGAAAAGAGTTATATATAAACTATCTTTCATTGTATTGTTATttgttgtgtaataaatgtaaatctcCAGTAAATAAAAGTATTGTTGAAATAAATTACTAATCATTAAATTGAGAAATTCCAAttgcatttattatacaatattaaagtcaagtcaaatcatctttaaaaaaagtcaaaactacTTACATTTTTAAGGAGATTTTAAAAAAGATATAGAGTAACCAAAGCAAACAATAAATCTCATGTGTCATCAATTTGCTGGAGCAGTAACTCTCCAGGCACCGTCAACAGGCAAACATCCATGATTGGAACAACCATAACACTTCATATCACCTTCTGCTAAACATGTCAGAGCCTGATGAGCAAACAATGATCTGAGACTGCGATTTAGCAACCATTAAGACTAGCTGGGTAACTATCTAGAATAAACACAAGCAGATGAAATTCATGACCTTTTTTGAATTGACAGCAcatcattaggaaaacagtcatTTATAATACAGCACTGAAGGACATTTATTACGGAGGAGGTACCTACTAattgtaatgtacagtatgtaaactGAAAGGAAATGGTTAGATCATAAAGCGATTTTACCCATTATACACTCACAGATTCTGTTGACTCAGAATGCTCTCCCTCCGGCCCAGAATGCCGTGCATGTGAGACCTTTGGCCTTGTGGGTGGCCGAGGTGACAGCATTAGCATTGGTTCGTCTTCATATCTCTTGGTCCGCTCAGCCTAACATAAAAAGCAAAACGTTTAatcaaaaaattacatttattatcatGTCAACAAGGCCCGTTTGAGTCTGAAAGGAGTTCTGTAAAAATGGCAAACCTTCATTTTGTGGATTCGTTCCCTCCGTGCAAATTCCTCAAGTTTTCTCTTGATCTCAGTGTGATGAAGGCGCTGAATAAACAGTGGAAAAGTAAAATatctcatttttttaatattacttttgttaccttaaatatattacacaaattacatatatatatgatatgtatgtatatgaaaaatataaaacattgcatagattatatatattaggggtgggaaGGTTCACTGAAAAACATTGCGCTGGGACTGCGGTTCAATCTGACAGAGCATCtgtaatacaggtgcatctcagtaaattagagtgtcatggaaaagttaatttcagaaATTCAACTAAAATTCTGAAActtatattctgaaatatattcaatgaacacagactgaagtacttgaagtatttggttcttttaattgtgatgattttggctcacgtttaacaaaaacccaccaatttgtTCAACAaattatctcaacaaattagaaaacttcatgagaccaataaaaaaaataaaaaaatttatagtgaattgatggccttctggaaagtatgttcatttactgtacatgtactcaatacttggtaggggctccttttgctttaattactgcctcaattaaTCGTGGCATATAtgttgatcagtttgtggcactgctgaggtggtagggaagtccaggtttctttgactgtggccttcagctcatctgcactttttggtctcttgttttttattttcctcttgacaCTAAGAGAAtcgatggggttcaggtctggtaagATTGCTGCCCAGTCGAGCACACCAacacagcctcagtccattccttgtgaagttcactcaaattattgaatcaattttgcttgacaatcctcataaggctgcggttctctcagttggttgtgcatcttattctttcacactttttccttccactcaactttctgttaacatgcttggatacagcactctgtgaacagccagcttctttggtaatgaatgtttgtggcttacactccttgtgaagggtgtcaatgattgtcttctggacaactgtcagatcagcagtcttccccatgattgtgtagcctagtgaaccaaactgagagaccattttgaagtctccggaaacctttgcaggtgtttcgagttgattagctgactggcataacaccatattctaatttgttgagatcgtgaattggggggtttttgttaaatgagagccaaaatcattacaattagcaggaccaaagacttaaactacttcagacttgtgtgcaatgaatttatttaatacacaagtttaggTTAGATTTACAAAACGTTAGATTACTGATTGATTTAAACTAATTGTGATTATTTAAAGTTGTTATACATACTGCCTTTTATACTGTAAAGATCTGATTATGTGAGCAGAATATCTCATATCAGTGCGTTACTTTTTGACACTACAGTCTAGGATAATAGAGCTTCTACTAAAGCACATGTGTACTGTATAATGCTCTCACCTCCATGTCTAAGACCTTGTGAAAAATGGCCTGAGCTAGACACTCCCTCACATGTTTCTGATGCGCTCGCTGGATCAGCTTGTGCTTGTACTCCTTATCTGGAACAATCCGGCCGCTCCGAGTGATCTGAAGCACATGCACCTGCATTTAATGAACGATGCGTCTGATCTTGTATGACATAAAGTGTCTTTCCTTTTATCTTTAAACAAGTTATCTTAAGTGATATTTATGAGAATGCTAATTACATTCTATAACTTTTGATATAGCATTCATTGAGATTAACGTATGTTAGTTTGTCAATACTGAAACTTTTTAGAATGATCTAAACTCATAAGATCATTTTACAATCTAAAATGTGCACATACCAACCCAACTTTCTTTAGATGTCTTCGTATTCTTGCATTGTTGAAGTATCCAGTCAGGTGTTTGTCAGCTAAGCTATTGTAAGCTGAAATAAGACTACATGGACACAAATATTATCAACACTGTATTCCTAAACATTGATAATATCAATATGTTACACTGTTTGAAAAATCTGTCAGTATCTGTAATCCCGGTAGAAACCGGCCTGCTGTCAGGcacattaaaacattcatatatCTCATCCCAGGATTTATAATGTAAAGATGGGCAGAACAAGCTGATGGAATGATTCAGTGATCCTCAAGGCCACCAGTGCCAAGGATTTCAGCTTGAGGTGAACACTCTACATCTGTGTCAAGTGTAGTCTTGGAAAAGCTCGACTGTTTGTCTGCCTGGCTTTTTCCGATACAGATTTGATTTCCCTCAGCATTTGTAAAGAAGACAACACAACCTGTACACCAATCCTCAGGCCAAGTAGATACCATTACCGGTGTCTGGTTTCTATTAGAATTGAGTGTGAATGGATAGCACACTTAACCCACGGCCCCCCTTTGAATTCATGTCTCTCTCTAAAATTGTTCAAAAATAAAACCGCACATCTGTTTAAAACAGTCCAAACATACAGATGAATTCTAATTACacttaaatataattcatttttgtCTTAATTATCAATTCAGAGTCagacatatatttaatatgtaatataagcatggtcaacaaataaacaacattcCCTTTAAGTCATGCCTGAACAATATACTGTAGCTTGTCCATTAAGGAGTGGTTAATCTCTTCTGTTGTTTCATCTCCACAGTAACAAGAGCTTTTGGTCATATAGTGTAATGTcatataaataaagctgaaaaatatataattactatgcatgttgttattaataaaattatgtatAATGCAGCTAGCAGTCTAACACAGGACAATAGTTAGAGAGCATTTTACAGTTCATTTCAGTCAACACTGCAACTTGGTCTAGCTCAGTTACTCACCCTTGGTTCAGATGACTCATTTTGTCGCTGCGCAGTGATCTTTGATATGAATCAAGCAATCAAGCAATAACAGGAGAGCTTTCTTTAATCCAGAGGACATTAATACTTAGAGTGCATCTGTCTGCCCGGCTCTGAACACTCAACACCTTTGCTCGCGCGGAACTGATGACAGCcagtgttgccatggtgaatcacGTGACTATACCCTTAAAGAATCCGCATTCTTTGTGCTTTATTTAAAAGCTGCATTATAGCTCATATTAGTAAGTCTTAAAGTCAAATTTTTACATATacgtgatgtaaaaaaaaaaaaaaaaaaaaaaaaaaacaggacttatttaaatggaaaagttgaaaaagtgaaaaaataatgTAAAGTATTGTCTAACATATAATTTTTGCCAAATGTTATGGTTGTGAAGATTTATAAGGCCCAAAAATGAATTCGGTTTATTTCGTGAAGATTATTGTAGGTCAGGTTAAACTAAGCCATAAAGCTGTACATTAACGCCCTCTAGTGTTTTCACTGGGGATTGTGTCCTAAAGGTGATGAAGgaatcatttttttgttgttgtttttgttttgaaggaaCTTAAAAATAAAGTACAGTATCTTGAGAAAAGATTAAGTAAATTAAGCTTTGAGCTTTTTCATGTGTTCCTTTTATTCATGTGTTCTTTTTATTTGCATGTTCTTTCTTATGTTCGTTTTTCGACTTGATTacacaaatacaatttaaactgaactgagctggatgataaACTGCCTGCTTGCATTAATGACacactattataatatttaatgctgttcagttgtttTGGTCACAATTGTATTGTTGTAATGTTTCCTTGTGGGGATATTTTTGATCCCCATATTTATAGATATAACCTTATaaatagtttgtacagtataaaaaccattacccGCTTATGTCCCCATAAGATCTGGAAACCCAACACGTGTACTCGTCTATCCCACATTAGGGGATATTCCACAAGGACAGTATGTCCCAACAAGAACGgtaaaagctgattttttttgacATTGTGGAGACTAGATTGAGGTccacaagggggaaaaaaatataaaaaataccaattgatgtttatctgaaagtttaacaatgcaaaacaaaattctgttagggtttagggttgggttaggAGAGAGAAAATATTATTtggtctgtttgtttgtgtgtgtctttatttTGACTATACTTGTGAGGACCAAATTTCATCACTTGTGAAATACTTTGACAacccatgaggccatttgactgCTCCAGTCCTCACTAATTAAAAAGGCTTATAAATTTGCCAAAACAAACGCTATGTCCTCACTTTGcgaaacatatgtgtgtgtgatgcaaCAGTGGGATTGTTGTGGTGTTTGGTTGTGCTGTGGGTGGCAGCAAGTGCAATCAGTGTAAAACTGAACATTTGTGCTGTGATTGTAGAGACCATCATTCCCCTGATTAGggcatttttacaaagctctctGATTGGCCACACAGAGATCACAGCAGTCCTAAAGTGACCACAACACCCTTGACTCAAACATACGGTCTAAAGAAGGCCTCATCGGCACGAACAACGGGTATTTCCACTGGCACACTTTGTTCATAATATTAGTTAAACAATACTAACAAATAATACTAgttaaacaaatatgtaaaaaacaaaaatcataacAAACAGATAATCCTTAGCTAGTcctacaaaattaaataaataaatcaatattgatgataataataaaaagatgctTACTACTAATACTACTGTTGTTATCTTAAAGCATTAACATAAAGAACATTCAAACAAAAGTTCGTCCTCTGTCCTATAAACTGAGTAGGTTTTGTGGCATGTAATTCAGAGGTTTTGACTGGCGTGCGTAATTATAGTGGGGCTACAATGGTCtttcgtgtattcagagttgttcacagtgttaaagagatggattctcatgctaaacatggccaaagtaaaataaataaataaataaataaataacttggaCGAATGACAGAACTTCtgtgctgaaaatcttacttccgggatGGTACaagttttggctttttttttttttttaatcgtggatctaatgagtagacgatggtggaactccttatatgagcatttctctctgAAAAGCGCGCACAcgttgaccagaggagagcgagccCGCGCACATCAACGAGCTTCATCGGGAAATCGTCGGCAGctctgcataggatttgttcgcGGTCACAGATGTCCAACTTCAGGTTGAGGTAACATTaattcttaaattattattatttttaattaaacataagaaaaacagtATTGTTAATAATATGTCAAAGTGAACACTTGTTGCACTGAAGCAACTTGGGTTGCTTATCCATAcggtttaaaaataaacattttaaaatgcatcaaaaatgATACATCAGTCTTTTGAGGAACGTTTCTTCGTACATCTCTCAGTCATAGTTGAATTGCATTACATTATATGTTTTGCCCCCATAAAAACTGATTAAATACCATTTTACTAAGACATGATTGTGAGATATAGAGTGACTGATATTTTTGTGTTATATGTAAGTCCACTAAAAATATTTCACTGATTTTAATTACAAGTTATCAGTATGTCTTAATTTTGGGCCATACACATATCAGCAACTTAATTAACTGCATATTTTTTACTTAGCTTGGGGCCTctgaataaaatctttttttattataatttttctttttattatgtgCTCCATATTCTGTATATCATACTATATCAGACATAAAAGACTAATTTATTAATGATACTCCACAACAAACCCTACCTTTTGTAGTGAGGAAAACAGTTCTGATAGAGCCATTTGTCCCACAAATCAACACATCGACCAATCAGCAGCAGCTAAACAATTTATAATTCAGTTGTACATGTGGTACCAGTGGTCATAACTTCATTTAAGATacctaaatgtattaatttatgtttccatttattatgtgttttgttCCCATCCCATGTggtttaactaaaaataaattacttctTGTCACGCatcaataagaaatattttatttccgAATTTATCCTTGCATGCACTTAGATTACATCATAGTGTTATTAAGCTTTGCAAAatagcacaatatatgtttacaaaaataatacaaatgtttacCACACTGTTACATGGCGATGTTTAGACCGGTAAACTCAAAATACAATTTAGATGAATTATGAATACTGAATAACAATCCAGCACATGCACTCACTGTATCAAGGTTCACATTCAAGTGTTCTTAacataaaacaacacaaaaatggaaATACACTCTTAATACgtaataaaagaaaaagtaaataataaaggcacatatttataaaaataattacaacaacaaacaaatacttcaaattgATGCCAATGACATAACCATCAAAATACGAATAGAAATTAGTTCAGATAAAATAACTACCACTACTCTGTACACATATTCATATCAAGGTGTTATTAAGATAAATTCAAGTCCATCCTTGGCAAAAATGAAGTGTGAATGGACACAAAGAAATCAAACTCTGAAGGAGTGCTAGAGAGCAACTGGCCTGATGAGAAATGCAGTTGGATGGATGAATAAGAGCAGTAATGAAAGAATAAATAGAGTTATAAGCTCTGCACAACAGAAAATGGTTCATATCAACATGCAGTTGAAGTTAAAAGAGCTGTCAAGCTGAAGTGCAATTACAAACAGCAACTTAGAAAAGTTGAGACAAATTCATTTAGTGAAAAACGAATAAATGTTACCGGTCATGTTCTCAATATGAGAGAAGTGGCAGTTTCACCCCAAATGGGTGCTAACAGAATGCAATGGTCATATAAAAGACaagaatcagtaaaaaaaaaaaaaaaaagactaaaatctATAAAAAGCCATACAAAAGTAAGACATTTCCACACATCCATAAAGAGGAAATAACCTCAATTAATTTAGTTGCTTACTGTCAATTATATTTACCTGCATAATAAACAGAAAGCTGCAGATCAGTTTTGCTTAAATCAGTCATTTTGGAAGTCTCACCGATGTTAATGATCAGGAAACAGAATAACAAGAATCTGTTTTTAACATGTCAGTGTCGTTTGTTTGGTTGTTACTTCTTCTGTTTTCTGCCTTTCTTTTTCTCATCTGGTCTCTTGCGGTTCCTCTTGTTTAGGATGTCACGCAGGCTGCTGGCCATGTAATACGGACGGGACACTGAGCCGTCATTCTTCTCCAGATCAAGCACTGGGAACAGGAGCACaatttttatttacctttatttaaccaaGAAATTAAGAACTCTTGAGATTTTAAAATCTCATTTACAAAAGGgtcctggccaagataggcagcACAATTAGttacacataaaacaaaatacatttgtttacacacactttttttttttacattaataataaagttttttttttttagcaccaaatcatgaattctgaaggattgtgtgaaaattcagctttgtcatcacaagaatacattttaaaatctattaaaatagaaaacaaatattttaaattgtaatatttcataattttttttttacaaaataatgttacattttgaatggtatatgtataattttaagcTGAGAATGTGACAAACAATATTGATTAAATTtgttagcatttaaaaaaaaaaaatctggaaagaATCAAACCATTCATAATAGTTTGTTAAACTTTATtctagtggaaaaaaaaaacacttatttttacaAAACTTTCCCCCATTAAAAGACAACTTTTACTGAACTTCACAGAGTAGACGCAGCATCAAACCGGtctacaaaattacaaaaatggcTTTTATGTTCCTTTTAGaaactgatcttgaaaaactTTCAGATTGATtgccaaaaaactaaacaaatgagAGCAGCACTCTTCCTTTTAAACCAGGCACAGCTACTAAATAACTGCCATACGAACACCTGAAATTCATAGATTCTATCAAAACATGATTATAAGAGAATACACACTGTATCTATTAAGATTCCCCCATTACAATAGCATTTGCCATTAGACTATGACAAAGTTAATATTAAAATCATGTGGACTAAGAAATCAGTCAATCCTTCCACGTGCACATCAATGTACTTCATGAACCCATAAACCAAAAATGACATGAAAACAAAGGCTTGTATAGAAAGAGGAGGAGGATACTGCAAGATAAAGAGAGTAAATATCGAAAATAACTTGCTTTCATCAGTGGTTACCAGAGTATTATCAGACCTTAATTCAATGACTTTACTCCAGAAGACAAAAAATGGTAAAGGCAAGGATAAACAGAATTAtcagcaaaaagaaaaaggaaaaaagcataGGGGAAAGAAATAGAGCAGGAGTCAGTCAGTATTAGCAGACAGAGCAGAGAGAAGATTGCTTCAATAAATGCTATCTGATTCCCAGAAGGCCTTGCTGTGCTGCCGGAGGGATGCAGCGAGCTACAGTACTAGTGCTGTTCTTCACATCCCACTGAGGTGACGGCTTCAGGACACAGCACACTTTTTTCCTGCATGACCAGTTTTGTCAAGTATCCTGTGTAGGCCTGGAGGCATGTAATAGGGTTTGGAAGGACTGCCATCGTTCCTTTCAAGATCTTCACCTGAAGGGTGTCCCGTCAAACCGGATGACGCAAGAATGGAAGAGAAGGAGGAAAGACAGAGTGTTGCCAGGAAAAAGGGAACAAAGAAATAAGAAAGCAGAGTTAGTCAGCAGTCGAGAAGAGGCgaaaagaataaatatataaagatcaCATCAGTGTTTTAATTAGAGAACAGAAGTGATCAAAGTCATGTGCAGAAAAGTAGAGGAAAGGTAAAGACCAGTGGGTGTTTACAGTATTCACCAAGAACAAAATCAGCTGTTTCAGTAGAAAACATCATCATGTTCAGTATTTATTACCAAACACACATATGTGAATAATGCAGATTTAAGAAGGAGTACTTACAGAAGCAGAGGAACAATGTATCTACACACATGGCATAGACGTTAAAGAACCCATGTGCAATCATATAGGATCCAAATATCACAGTCTGTGAATGGAAAAGAGATTAAAAGAgaaattaaattagaataaataagctttccaacATACAAAAATCGATAAACAAACAAGCATAATTTCTAGAACATGAGGAAGCTGTAATGCTTGCACTCACCAGTAGAGGGACCCAATAATAATTTAAGGATGGCACCTCTTCCTGGATTACTGGTATTTGGCGAGTGAAGAAAAAGAAGGCAAGGACACCTGCAGAGACATATTCACAACATCAGCAAACAAAAAGAGCCAGGATGGCGAACAATGTGACATCATTTTTGTGTTTAGAAATTGTGTGCATGTAGGCAGGTCTATGTGATGTCTTGTGTGTGTGGTTAAAGCACCCCAGACTCTATTAGTCTTAATGTTGCCCTGTCTGTATGTCACAGATGAAACGGTCGACTCACCCACACTCCCTGAGATCAGCAGTTTCCCTAAGAACAGCAGGAAGTCAGTCACCTTGTCCAGAACAGCAACTCTAAAGAGAGAAAAATACACACAGAATACTAAATAGATGCTATATATAGTCATATTCCGTCTTGGAGCTGTTACATAAACTAGACGTTTTTATTATTTGTCCAAATATGAGTTGTGCCTGTCAAAGGTGTGGTTCTGCTTCCGaagtagaacacaaaagaaaaacatcgagacaacaaaatgtttcttttatggCATGGAGGAAACATCTGATGAAATTTGACGGTGATAAACCTAATAAAACGCAcgataaaaaaaaagtcacaataactGGAACAAATTCttgaacaagtgtgtgtgtgtgagagagagagtctttGCAGTTCACACCTTGACAATGACATTATAAATGTGGCAGCTGTGCAGACTCTTACCTCATAACGTTCCTCATTAACAGGAAGAAAGCGTCTCGCGCTGAGGCACAGAAATTCTTCCCATATATTGAAATCTGAGGACGAGAATCAAAACGAATAATAAATCTCAATGCACTCCTCTTTTCTGTCAGTCCCTGTCTTGACAACTCAAGTCCCACTTTGGTTTTCATATTTAAACCAATGAAACAATTTAGCAtccacattgaaaatgcatgttGTTATATAACGGTTATGTTCATAATATAAAGTTATGAAATGCTTATACCTTGAAAAAGTGGAGTGACTCACCATAATGTAAGCATTCCTGTTCATAAACCTGATGAAGTGCTCTAGGCACCAGAAACAGCATTTTAGGCAGCACAGCAGGAAGCGGGTACATGCATTATGAGCACCTGCGACAAAGACCGATGGAAAAGCGTtttctacactaccattcaaaagtttgggtcactGTGACCATCACTGATAAGGAAACTTTGTAAAAGGCAAATGTGATTTATACCTTTCAGTTTGTGGTCGAGATACTCAAGAATAATCCGGATAAACTGTACAATGGACAGAATCAAAGCTCCAAACGCAAGAGAGCCTGTGTGATACCTACACATGAAACATAACATTGTAAAGTGATTACAGTGAACATTTAATTCCACTCACAGATGTAATCAATCATCTACAAGCTCCTAAGATCAGAAATGGCAACATACCTTAAAGCCCTGCCAAATGATGAACCCAGCGGGTAAGCTGGGATGTCTGCCGGCTTCCTCAAGGCCCAGTAATACGAGGCAAAAGCCCCGGCGAGGGTGCACTGACCCAGAGCGATGGTGAAATTCACCAGCCAGAGGAAGACCAGCAAATTGCAGAGCTGAAGAACAAAGATATAACGGTGGTACAAACTCTCCCCGCCGTAAAAAGCAAAGGTGCACTGGGAGCCCGGACACAGTGTAGTGACATTGGACTGACTGAAGGTCTGAAACACATCAAAGAGACACCAACATGACACAATTACTAAACTCAGAATGGACTTAATATTCAAATGTAGTACAATGAAAACCTGTACACTGTGTAAACAGGTTCCTGTATCTCGGATGATCACAGTTTAGAGTAGGGTAAGTTCTTACCTCGGGGTCACAGGTGAGGTTGGTATACTTGCAGTTGGGTAGCGTTGACATTACTTTATATACTGCATCACCAGATGATGCCAGGAACCTGAAAGAAGTTGTGGTTAAGGAAAATACAATACAAGCTAGTGAAGTAAAGctaaagtgtgtaatttctgtgctaCCAAATGTAACTGTTAAAATAAAGACTGCTCCTCTTATGTGGAAGCTTGTTTCTAACCACAGAatgaaaaaaatgattaattattaattgtgacTTAAGTCATTCAgactttttacattttcacaagTCAGAGTTTAcatctctcaattcagtttttttttctacctCAGAATGAAAATTGCTATTTTTATCTCACAACTTTTCTCCTCAGAATTGCTCAAAATTCTGTTTAaagatctcacaattctgagtttgtatctcgtaAATCAcagaactgcaagaaaaaaaaagtatttgagatATAAAGTCGGAATTGCATGCTAttcaaaatctgaattgtgagataaaaagtcacaattacctacctgtggcagaaacaaacttccataaatttaaaagaattcaacttcattcagcattcaaattaaattgaaatttggATACACAGCTGTAACAGCCCAGTATGCAATACAGAGAGCCAGAAGCAGGAAGGTGATGATGGGATAGAAAAGTGTTGTCATGATGCAGCCAATCGCCCTgtaaggaagagagagagagatcacattTAGAATACCACTTAACAGCTTTG
Protein-coding sequences here:
- the LOC128018812 gene encoding choline transporter-like protein 5-B isoform X2; protein product: MARKSAIPPSYYGEPHKFDPTFRGPVRHRGCTDVLCCVIFVIIILGYIVLGTVAWMHGDPRKVVYPTDSHGQFCGQQGTPNAKKAILFYFNILQCANPTVLINLQCPTTQLCVSKCPDRFATYIDMQLHYRRNKSYWEYYKQFCKPDFKNPDKAFSQVLRDEDCPSMIVPSRPFLQRCFPDFITRNGTLTVANQTSFKDGHGEIRSVVDLRDAANGITSLLDAKEVGIKIFEDYASSWFWILIGLVISMLVSLIFILLLRFTAGVLFWMVIFGVIAAVGYGIWHCYWEYSSLQGKPDSDITISDIGFQTDFRVYLQLRQTWFIFMISLAVIEAIVILVLIFLRNRVRIAIALLKEGSKAIGCIMTTLFYPIITFLLLALCIAYWAVTAVFLASSGDAVYKVMSTLPNCKYTNLTCDPETFSQSNVTTLCPGSQCTFAFYGGESLYHRYIFVLQLCNLLVFLWLVNFTIALGQCTLAGAFASYYWALRKPADIPAYPLGSSFGRALRYHTGSLAFGALILSIVQFIRIILEYLDHKLKGAHNACTRFLLCCLKCCFWCLEHFIRFMNRNAYIMISIYGKNFCASARDAFFLLMRNVMRVAVLDKVTDFLLFLGKLLISGSVGVLAFFFFTRQIPVIQEEVPSLNYYWVPLLTVIFGSYMIAHGFFNVYAMCVDTLFLCFLLDLEKNDGSVSRPYYMASSLRDILNKRNRKRPDEKKKGRKQKK
- the LOC128018812 gene encoding choline transporter-like protein 5-B isoform X1, yielding MTRPKGGYYKSELGEPHKFDPTFRGPVRHRGCTDVLCCVIFVIIILGYIVLGTVAWMHGDPRKVVYPTDSHGQFCGQQGTPNAKKAILFYFNILQCANPTVLINLQCPTTQLCVSKCPDRFATYIDMQLHYRRNKSYWEYYKQFCKPDFKNPDKAFSQVLRDEDCPSMIVPSRPFLQRCFPDFITRNGTLTVANQTSFKDGHGEIRSVVDLRDAANGITSLLDAKEVGIKIFEDYASSWFWILIGLVISMLVSLIFILLLRFTAGVLFWMVIFGVIAAVGYGIWHCYWEYSSLQGKPDSDITISDIGFQTDFRVYLQLRQTWFIFMISLAVIEAIVILVLIFLRNRVRIAIALLKEGSKAIGCIMTTLFYPIITFLLLALCIAYWAVTAVFLASSGDAVYKVMSTLPNCKYTNLTCDPETFSQSNVTTLCPGSQCTFAFYGGESLYHRYIFVLQLCNLLVFLWLVNFTIALGQCTLAGAFASYYWALRKPADIPAYPLGSSFGRALRYHTGSLAFGALILSIVQFIRIILEYLDHKLKGAHNACTRFLLCCLKCCFWCLEHFIRFMNRNAYIMISIYGKNFCASARDAFFLLMRNVMRVAVLDKVTDFLLFLGKLLISGSVGVLAFFFFTRQIPVIQEEVPSLNYYWVPLLTVIFGSYMIAHGFFNVYAMCVDTLFLCFLLDLEKNDGSVSRPYYMASSLRDILNKRNRKRPDEKKKGRKQKK
- the LOC128018812 gene encoding choline transporter-like protein 5-B isoform X3, producing the protein MTRPKGGYYKSELGEPHKFDPTFRGPVRHRGCTDVLCCVIFVIIILGYIVLGTVAWMHGDPRKVVYPTDSHGQFCGQQGTPNAKKAILFYFNILQCANPTVLINLQCPTTQLCVSKCPDRFATYIDMQLHYRRNKSYWEYYKQFCKPDFKNPDKAFSQVLRDEDCPSMIVPSRPFLQRCFPDFITRNGTLTVANQTSFKDGHGEIRSVVDLRDAANGITSLLDAKEVGIKIFEDYASSWFWILIGLVISMLVSLIFILLLRFTAGVLFWMVIFGVIAAVGYGIWHCYWEYSSLQGKPDSDITISDIGFQTDFRVYLQLRQTWFIFMISLAVIEAIVILVLIFLRNRVRIAIALLKEGSKAIGCIMTTLFYPIITFLLLALCIAYWAVTAVFLASSGDAVYKVMSTLPNCKYTNLTCDPETFSQSNVTTLCPGSQCTFAFYGGESLYHRYIFVLQLCNLLVFLWLVNFTIALGQCTLAGAFASYYWALRKPADIPAYPLGSSFGRALRYHTGSLAFGALILSIVQFIRIILEYLDHKLKGAHNACTRFLLCCLKCCFWCLEHFIRFMNRNAYIMISIYGKNFCASARDAFFLLMRNVMRVAVLDKVTDFLLFLGKLLISGSVGVLAFFFFTRQIPVIQEEVPSLNYYWVPLLTVIFGSYMIAHGFFNVYAMCVDTLFLCFCEDLERNDGSPSKPYYMPPGLHRILDKTGHAGKKCAVS